Part of the Nostoc sp. ATCC 53789 genome, ATTCACCCGAACAGATTCAATACAAGATTAAGCGTTGTAAAACCGATCCGATTCGTGGGCTGACTTTCGACGATCCAGCACGTCCAGAGTGTAATAATTTGTTGACGCTGTACACATTGCTTTCTGGGAAGAGAAAGGAAGATGTAGCAGTTGAGTGCCAGGATATGGGCTGGGGACAATTCAAGCCATTGTTGACAGACACAATTATTGAGTCCTTGAAACCAATCCAAGAAAAATACCAAGCGGTAACGGCAGATAAAAGCTATTTGGAGTCTGTATTGCGGGATGGGGGGGAAAAAGCTAGAGCGATCGCAAATCAAACTTTATCACAAGTAAAAGCTGCTTTAGGCTACTCGCTTCCTCTCTAAGTTTTCGCTTTTAGGTGTGATTTGCTATACCATTTAAGAAATTGAAATTCTTAATTTTATGTATCACACCCATAGCCACACAGCCTTTCGCAGAGCTGTACAAGCAGGTGAATTTCTAGTTACCGCCGAGGTAGCACCCCCGAAAGGGGGAAATCCAGCGCACATGATTCAAATGGCGGCGACTCTTAAGGGAAGGGTTCATGCTGTCAATGTTACTGATGGTAGCCGCGCCGTGTTACGGATGTCTTCGTTACTCGCGTCGGTGATTTTGTCACAAAATGGTATAGAGCCGATCTGTCAAGTTGCTTGCCGCGATCGCAACCGCATTGCTTTACAAGCTGATTTAATGGGCGCTCATGCTTTAGGTATTCGTAATATTTTAGCTTTGACTGGCGACCCAGTAAAAGCAGGCGATCATCCAGATGCTAAAGCAGTGTTTGACTTAGAAGCGGTGCGACTGCTGCAACTAATTCGAAAGATGAATCAAGGGGTTGATTACAACGAAAAACCTTTGACTGATGGAGCGCTAGATTTATTTGTTGGTGCAGCAGTAGATCCGCAATGTAAAAGTTGGTCGGGTTTACAAAGTCGATTTGAACGCAAAATCGAAGCCGGAGCGCAATTTTTTCAAAGTCAGTTGATTACCGATTTTGAGCGCCTAGAAAAGTTTATGGATACCATTGCCTCTGGCTATAAAAAACCGATTTTGGCAGGAATTTTTCTGTTGAAATCGGCAAAAAATGCCCAGTTTATTAATAGATGTGTTCCAGGTGTCAATATTCCCCAACATATTATTGATAGATTGGCAAAAGCCAAAGAGCCTTTTGAGGAAGGGATAAAAATTGCCGCCGAACAAGTGCAGATAGCACGGCAATTGTGTCAAGGTGTCCATCTGATGGCAGTAAAGCGGGAAGATGCGATCGCACCAATTTTGGATTTGGCTGGGATTTCTCCAGTTAATCAGTTGGTATCTAAGTAAATGAGATAATGGATTTTTTTATTAAAGCAGATGATTGTGACTATCTGCTTTTTTTGATGCGTAATCAGACGTGCATACACGATTTTTGATAAACTTTGAATATCCAATTTCCGCTTGACTAAATCCAAGTGCAAACTGACAAAATATTTTATAGCTTATTTCAATCTTTCCCCAGCATATTTTTTGCAATAATTGGCGATAATACTGTCAACGTCAACGCATATCAATTTGTTTCAGTCGAACTAAAAGAAACGGCTTTTAGGATTGATGGGGTATTCATGCCCACAACTGAAACCACAAATCAACCACTCTACTTTGTTGAAGTCCAGTTTCAATTAGACCCGACTTTTTATAGACGCTTCTTTGCAGAAATCTTTCTTTACTTGCGTCAAAACGAATCAGTCAATTTTTGGCGTGCTGTCGTCATCTATCCACAACGAAGTTTAGATCCAAGCGATCAACTACCGTATCAATCGCTGCTAAACAGTTCACAAGTGCAACGCATTTATCTAGATGAATTAGATACGGCGGAGAACTCACTTCAAGTTGCGATCGTTAAATTAATCATCGAAAGAGAAGAGACAGCCGTTGACAAAGGTAGAGAATTGATTTTACAAGCAAGGCAACAGCTAGCGGATGAAGCAACCAGGAAGCAAATTGTAGAATTGATAGAGACTATCCTGTTGTACAAATTTACCCGGTTAAGCCGAGAGGAGTTAGCAGAAATGTTGGGTATAGACGACGAATTCAAAAAAACAAGGATGTATCAATCTATCAAGCAAGATGGCTTGGAGGAAGGTAGACAGGAAGGTAAACAGGAAGCTAAGTTAGAAGCTATTCCCCGGTTATTGGCATTGGGGTTGAGTGTGGAACAAGTGGCGGTGGCTCTCGATTTAACGGTGGCGCAAGTACAGCAAGTAGCCCAGAATCAGTCTGGCTGATAGTGGGCGATTGTCTGAGTATTGCGCTTTATCTCTGGAAACACCGTGCTATATATTTCTTAAGCAAAGTGTGCAAGATATCAGTTAAAAAACTGGGTTACATCTTACCGTGTTGCAGCACTTGTTGTAGATGTTGGCGAATCTCT contains:
- a CDS encoding methylenetetrahydrofolate reductase, producing MYHTHSHTAFRRAVQAGEFLVTAEVAPPKGGNPAHMIQMAATLKGRVHAVNVTDGSRAVLRMSSLLASVILSQNGIEPICQVACRDRNRIALQADLMGAHALGIRNILALTGDPVKAGDHPDAKAVFDLEAVRLLQLIRKMNQGVDYNEKPLTDGALDLFVGAAVDPQCKSWSGLQSRFERKIEAGAQFFQSQLITDFERLEKFMDTIASGYKKPILAGIFLLKSAKNAQFINRCVPGVNIPQHIIDRLAKAKEPFEEGIKIAAEQVQIARQLCQGVHLMAVKREDAIAPILDLAGISPVNQLVSK
- a CDS encoding Rpn family recombination-promoting nuclease/putative transposase; translated protein: MQTDKIFYSLFQSFPSIFFAIIGDNTVNVNAYQFVSVELKETAFRIDGVFMPTTETTNQPLYFVEVQFQLDPTFYRRFFAEIFLYLRQNESVNFWRAVVIYPQRSLDPSDQLPYQSLLNSSQVQRIYLDELDTAENSLQVAIVKLIIEREETAVDKGRELILQARQQLADEATRKQIVELIETILLYKFTRLSREELAEMLGIDDEFKKTRMYQSIKQDGLEEGRQEGKQEAKLEAIPRLLALGLSVEQVAVALDLTVAQVQQVAQNQSG